From a single Bacteroidetes Order II. bacterium genomic region:
- a CDS encoding zinc metallopeptidase has product MLLYALFFGVPMLLALWAQFKVKSTFNKFAQVPIRGGMTGAEVARAVLDAAGLYHVKVEPTNGFLSDHYDPRGKVLRLSEATYNERSVSAAGVAAHEAGHALQDKEQYTPLVWRSAMVPAVQFGSMLGPIAIMAGLAINITGLAWLGIVLFAAASVFSLVTLPVEFDASNRAKAMLAKMNLVTTQEGEGVDKVLDAAALTYVAAAVASVAQLLYYVLLLTGRRD; this is encoded by the coding sequence ATGTTACTCTACGCTCTCTTTTTTGGTGTGCCCATGTTGCTTGCTTTGTGGGCACAATTTAAGGTAAAGTCCACCTTTAACAAATTTGCACAAGTACCAATCCGTGGTGGTATGACCGGGGCCGAAGTGGCACGGGCAGTACTGGATGCCGCAGGGCTGTATCATGTCAAGGTTGAACCTACCAACGGCTTCTTGTCTGACCACTACGATCCACGCGGGAAGGTGCTACGCCTTAGCGAAGCAACCTATAATGAACGCTCTGTTTCGGCAGCCGGGGTCGCCGCACACGAAGCAGGCCACGCCTTGCAGGATAAAGAACAATATACGCCGCTTGTTTGGCGTTCGGCGATGGTACCCGCCGTTCAATTTGGAAGTATGCTCGGCCCAATTGCCATCATGGCGGGATTGGCCATCAACATCACTGGACTTGCATGGCTGGGTATTGTCCTTTTTGCAGCCGCCTCGGTGTTTTCTTTGGTGACGCTTCCTGTCGAGTTCGATGCCTCGAACCGTGCCAAAGCGATGCTTGCTAAAATGAACTTGGTGACCACACAAGAGGGCGAAGGCGTGGATAAGGTATTAGATGCCGCCGCATTAACCTATGTGGCCGCTGCTGTTGCTTCGGTTGCGCAATTGTTATACTATGTTCTCTTGCTAACGGGCCGTCGGGACTAA